One window from the genome of Paraneptunicella aestuarii encodes:
- a CDS encoding M1 family metallopeptidase: MINRTTLLAMVSCALLAACNPQTKQTTESATEPKSQTTATQSKDIQSGKDYHSYGNPEQVKVTHINLDLNVDFDAKVMSGTAELQYEKVASDADKLIVDTRDLTINSITANGEAVPFTLRETESHMGAALEIMLPAKGNSVTIDYATSPNASGVQWLTPAQTAGKKHPFLFTQAQATHARSFIPLQDSPKVRVTYNATIHTPKELLAVMSAANDPTTPRDGEYNFTMPQPIPSYLIALGVGDLQFQAMGERTGVYAEPSMLQAAAKEFEDTESMLIATEKTYGAYSWDRYDLLILPPSFPFGGMENPRLSFITPTVIAGDKSLVSLIAHELAHSWSGNTVTNATWRDLWLNEGFTTYLTYRIMEIVYGTERYDQESVLGYQDLQEDVAALPEKDEILAIDLRGRDPDDVFSDIPYEKGALFLREIEQSIGRDNFDAFLKQYFKHFAFQSITTDQFIAYLQETLLQQYPDKLNMARINQWVFEPGIPEGAPEPQSNAFVIVDDARNAWLQGKLAAADIDTSGWTVHQWLYFLNNMPEKLTTEQMQKLDAAFMLTQSTNNEIAHAWLMHVVHSWYEPALPRLHNYLVSIGRNKLVKPLYRELSKTEQGKALAQKAFEQAKSGYHPLTVKANEDFVQ, from the coding sequence ATGATAAATAGAACAACTCTGCTTGCGATGGTTTCCTGCGCTCTATTGGCTGCTTGTAACCCGCAAACAAAACAAACGACAGAATCGGCTACAGAGCCAAAATCCCAAACAACGGCGACTCAGTCCAAAGATATTCAATCGGGTAAGGACTATCATTCCTACGGTAATCCGGAACAAGTTAAAGTCACTCACATCAATTTAGACTTAAATGTTGATTTTGATGCCAAAGTGATGAGCGGCACTGCGGAGCTGCAATATGAAAAAGTAGCATCTGATGCAGATAAATTGATTGTTGATACTCGTGATTTAACTATTAACAGCATCACTGCCAATGGTGAAGCCGTACCATTTACCTTGCGTGAAACGGAATCTCACATGGGTGCAGCGTTGGAAATTATGCTGCCAGCAAAAGGCAACAGCGTGACCATTGATTACGCTACCAGCCCCAATGCATCGGGCGTACAGTGGTTAACTCCAGCACAAACGGCGGGTAAAAAACATCCTTTCCTGTTTACTCAAGCTCAGGCTACACATGCGCGTAGCTTCATTCCATTGCAGGATTCTCCTAAAGTGCGCGTCACTTACAATGCCACTATTCATACGCCAAAAGAATTGCTGGCTGTGATGAGTGCCGCGAATGATCCAACGACACCTCGCGATGGTGAGTACAACTTCACCATGCCGCAACCTATCCCTTCTTATTTAATCGCGTTAGGTGTGGGTGATTTGCAATTCCAAGCCATGGGTGAGCGTACTGGTGTTTATGCTGAACCTTCCATGTTGCAAGCTGCTGCGAAAGAGTTTGAAGATACGGAATCCATGTTGATTGCCACCGAGAAAACCTATGGTGCTTATAGCTGGGATCGTTACGATTTATTGATTTTGCCACCTTCATTTCCTTTCGGTGGTATGGAGAATCCGCGTTTAAGCTTTATCACTCCTACCGTGATTGCAGGTGACAAGTCTTTGGTTTCTTTGATTGCTCATGAGTTGGCACATAGTTGGTCTGGCAACACGGTAACCAATGCAACCTGGCGTGACTTGTGGTTGAACGAAGGTTTTACCACGTATTTGACTTACCGCATTATGGAAATCGTTTATGGCACAGAGCGCTATGATCAGGAATCTGTTCTTGGATATCAGGATCTACAGGAAGATGTCGCTGCATTGCCTGAGAAAGATGAAATTCTGGCCATTGATTTGCGTGGACGTGATCCAGACGATGTTTTTTCTGATATTCCTTACGAGAAAGGGGCGTTGTTCCTGCGTGAAATCGAGCAATCAATCGGACGTGATAATTTCGATGCTTTCCTGAAGCAATACTTTAAACATTTTGCCTTCCAAAGTATTACAACGGATCAGTTTATTGCTTACTTGCAAGAGACGTTGTTGCAGCAATATCCAGACAAGCTCAATATGGCTCGTATTAATCAATGGGTGTTTGAGCCGGGCATTCCAGAAGGCGCGCCAGAACCACAATCCAATGCATTCGTGATCGTTGATGACGCACGTAATGCATGGTTGCAAGGTAAGCTGGCTGCGGCAGATATTGATACGTCTGGCTGGACTGTTCACCAGTGGCTGTATTTCCTGAATAACATGCCTGAAAAGCTGACAACCGAACAAATGCAAAAACTGGATGCTGCGTTCATGTTGACTCAATCGACCAACAATGAGATCGCTCATGCCTGGTTAATGCATGTTGTACATAGTTGGTATGAACCCGCATTACCACGCCTGCACAACTATCTGGTTAGCATTGGTCGTAACAAGTTAGTGAAGCCGCTATATCGTGAGTTGTCTAAAACTGAACAAGGCAAAGCCTTGGCTCAAAAGGCTTTCGAGCAGGCCAAGTCGGGCTACCATCCGCTAACAGTTAAAGCCAATGAAGACTTTGTTCAATAA
- a CDS encoding insulinase family protein, which yields MINPQTTFQKIEHESGFIHLHSEDATSTGFSAVFGLRTPSFDDSGLAHACEHLVFRRSLKYPNPATLFQLSNLLGIKINASTLSNITLFHIESTNQEHFLLALDYLSSGLWQTEYSEQDLHEEVFHFGSTKQGVIFRELSGFEQLAENQHYRDWSAIIRGDHSPDRINHSGGFSDTLAHIKLDNIKAYFSNYYQPANTILLTTGDISQETISKCVLANISVENLKQHRSVRHIIRPIEPDYLHENHSDNSVFSWWLPQDCFAFLHANEELLIQLANEHSCTLLALISELNSTNQFAFRIQANTTQIPPFQNALLAWIAKAEFHSEPIYLQDNYLPKRKYSPTIRQLIISYIELNNSQQAAEITTHEQLISLLSQLPYMSSRSSLLIADEEMKSPSYQHSKLPIDAITLAWEDDILPEIQRLRSKPEVAAPPIKPFALPTFITDLYEKALLNSTTDCWNVIENKQHWLAVRKLSKQEYESAHNTARLISVAPPIIKSRIKGFCYSSQCQYDPEAQTLVAYKVFIKK from the coding sequence GTGATAAATCCTCAAACCACATTTCAAAAAATTGAACATGAATCAGGATTCATCCATCTGCATAGTGAAGACGCGACAAGCACTGGGTTTAGTGCCGTATTTGGCCTACGTACACCCAGTTTTGACGACTCTGGCCTCGCACATGCCTGTGAACATCTGGTTTTCCGAAGAAGTCTAAAGTATCCAAACCCTGCGACCTTATTTCAGTTAAGCAACTTGTTGGGCATTAAAATTAATGCTTCCACATTGTCTAACATCACGCTCTTCCATATTGAATCAACGAATCAGGAACACTTTCTTCTCGCGTTGGATTATCTGTCCTCTGGCCTATGGCAGACGGAGTATTCAGAACAGGATTTACATGAAGAAGTATTTCATTTCGGAAGTACAAAACAAGGCGTGATATTTCGTGAACTAAGCGGTTTTGAGCAATTAGCGGAAAACCAACATTACCGAGATTGGTCTGCCATTATTCGTGGCGATCACTCACCGGATCGCATTAATCATTCCGGCGGTTTTAGCGATACTCTGGCTCACATTAAGCTGGATAATATCAAGGCTTACTTTAGCAACTATTATCAGCCAGCAAACACCATACTTTTAACAACAGGTGATATATCACAAGAAACTATAAGTAAGTGTGTGCTTGCTAATATTTCTGTAGAAAATCTAAAGCAACACCGCTCTGTACGACACATTATAAGACCCATCGAGCCAGACTATTTACATGAAAACCATTCTGACAACAGCGTATTTAGCTGGTGGCTACCTCAAGATTGCTTTGCCTTTTTACATGCCAATGAAGAGTTACTGATACAACTGGCAAATGAGCATTCCTGTACCTTGCTTGCGTTGATCAGTGAGCTGAATAGTACCAACCAATTTGCTTTTCGTATTCAAGCGAATACGACTCAAATTCCTCCTTTTCAAAATGCGCTTCTCGCATGGATTGCAAAAGCGGAATTCCATTCAGAACCCATTTATTTGCAAGATAACTACTTGCCCAAACGCAAATATTCACCAACGATTAGGCAATTAATAATTAGCTACATTGAATTGAATAATTCACAACAAGCAGCGGAAATCACTACTCACGAACAATTGATATCACTGCTAAGCCAACTGCCTTATATGAGTTCCAGATCAAGTTTGCTCATTGCAGATGAAGAGATGAAGAGCCCGTCATACCAGCATTCCAAATTGCCAATAGATGCAATTACACTAGCATGGGAAGACGATATTCTTCCCGAAATTCAGCGGCTAAGAAGTAAGCCCGAAGTTGCCGCCCCCCCAATTAAACCATTTGCCTTACCAACGTTTATCACCGACCTCTATGAAAAAGCATTACTCAACTCGACTACAGATTGTTGGAATGTCATAGAGAACAAACAACATTGGCTAGCAGTAAGAAAGTTATCAAAACAAGAATACGAAAGCGCGCATAACACCGCTCGTTTAATCAGTGTTGCTCCACCAATCATAAAAAGCCGAATTAAAGGCTTTTGTTATTCAAGCCAATGCCAGTATGACCCTGAAGCCCAAACACTTGTCGCTTACAAGGTCTTTATAAAGAAATAA
- the pqqE gene encoding pyrroloquinoline quinone biosynthesis protein PqqE: MSSTSQAKSKHLPLWLLAELTYDCPLKCPYCSNPLDLGSRQDELSTEQWLSVLSQARDLGAVQLGLSGGEPLLRKDLETIATHARSIGFYSNLITSGIGLTEKRIEKLKQAGLDHIQVSFQSADPDLNDTIAGRGSAYQQKLKMAQKIKAEGYPMVLNFVITKQNIHQLPEIMELSCQLNADYVELATVQYYGWAYLNRQHLMPTKAEIDTAENYVNQFRSEQLRTGKQQPKFIFVTPDYYEERPKACMNGWATTFLNIAPDGTALPCHSAKMLPLDFPNVKTHSLEEIWHYSDAMNQFRGTDWMPEPCRSCDEKEKDFGGCRCQAYMLTGDMNNADPVCGKSEHHHLIERAREKALQGFTSHELIPRDKKHGFTDRDILRVKL; encoded by the coding sequence ATGAGTAGCACCTCTCAAGCAAAATCCAAACACTTACCATTATGGCTACTGGCAGAGCTTACCTACGACTGCCCGTTAAAGTGTCCCTATTGCTCTAACCCTCTGGATTTAGGTAGCAGGCAAGATGAACTGTCCACGGAACAGTGGCTGTCGGTGTTATCACAAGCGAGAGACTTGGGTGCAGTACAGCTCGGTTTATCTGGTGGTGAGCCCTTACTTCGAAAAGATTTAGAAACCATTGCTACCCATGCTCGTTCTATCGGTTTTTACTCTAACCTGATCACCTCAGGCATCGGCTTAACCGAAAAGCGCATTGAAAAGCTGAAACAAGCCGGACTGGATCATATTCAGGTCAGTTTTCAGTCTGCCGACCCGGATCTCAACGACACCATTGCAGGCCGAGGCAGTGCTTATCAGCAAAAACTGAAAATGGCACAGAAGATCAAAGCCGAAGGCTACCCCATGGTGCTTAACTTTGTCATCACCAAACAAAACATCCACCAGCTACCTGAAATTATGGAGTTAAGCTGCCAACTGAATGCCGATTATGTGGAGCTGGCCACAGTGCAATATTACGGTTGGGCATATCTGAATCGCCAACACTTAATGCCTACAAAAGCTGAGATAGACACTGCCGAGAACTACGTTAATCAGTTTCGCTCAGAGCAACTAAGAACAGGTAAACAACAACCCAAGTTTATTTTTGTTACGCCCGATTATTATGAAGAGCGTCCAAAAGCGTGCATGAACGGTTGGGCCACTACCTTTCTTAATATTGCACCTGATGGCACGGCCTTACCCTGTCACAGCGCTAAAATGCTGCCGCTGGATTTTCCCAATGTGAAAACTCATTCACTGGAAGAGATATGGCATTATTCCGATGCCATGAACCAGTTTCGCGGCACTGACTGGATGCCTGAACCTTGCCGTAGTTGCGATGAAAAAGAGAAAGATTTCGGCGGCTGTCGCTGTCAGGCTTACATGCTCACTGGCGACATGAATAATGCCGACCCGGTTTGTGGGAAGTCAGAACATCACCACCTGATAGAAAGAGCCAGAGAAAAAGCTTTGCAAGGCTTTACTTCTCACGAGTTAATACCTCGAGACAAAAAGCATGGCTTTACTGATCGAGATATCCTGCGTGTTAAGCTATAA
- the pqqD gene encoding pyrroloquinoline quinone biosynthesis peptide chaperone PqqD, whose product MSNTINKNASIPSLNPHFRLQYEKAQECFVLLFPEGMIKLNGSAGEIMNMVDGQRTHEDIIAELQAKYPEAGELGEQVMEFLAIAQEKQWVQYE is encoded by the coding sequence ATGAGCAACACTATCAATAAGAACGCTTCCATTCCCAGCTTGAACCCTCACTTTCGTCTGCAATATGAAAAAGCACAAGAATGCTTTGTGTTACTCTTTCCTGAAGGCATGATCAAGCTAAACGGCAGCGCCGGGGAGATCATGAATATGGTCGATGGACAGCGTACTCACGAAGACATCATTGCAGAACTGCAAGCCAAGTATCCCGAGGCGGGCGAATTAGGCGAACAAGTCATGGAGTTTCTTGCCATAGCTCAAGAAAAGCAATGGGTTCAGTATGAGTAG
- the pqqC gene encoding pyrroloquinoline-quinone synthase PqqC codes for MTSGLSKDEFRAQLIAKGQFYHIHHPLHKKMHNGECSKKQIQGWVANRFYYHACIPMKDAAIMANCRDRAVRQEWMQRIIDQDGMLNSDGSPSAGGVEKWLQLGEAVGLSREDLLAETYVLPAVRFAVDAYVNFARTASWQEAVCSSLTELFAPNIHQSRLNSWPEHYPWIASSGLAYFQKRLSEARRDVEHGLQVTLDHFVTHEQQQRALNILQFKLDVLWVISDAILMAYELGYAPYGNITDEPVYHRNLNL; via the coding sequence ATGACATCTGGACTTTCCAAAGACGAATTTCGCGCCCAGCTCATTGCCAAAGGCCAGTTCTACCATATTCATCACCCGCTGCATAAAAAGATGCACAATGGCGAATGTAGTAAAAAACAAATTCAGGGCTGGGTAGCAAACCGCTTTTATTATCACGCTTGCATTCCCATGAAAGACGCAGCCATTATGGCTAATTGCCGAGACAGAGCGGTAAGACAAGAGTGGATGCAACGCATTATCGATCAGGACGGCATGCTTAATTCCGACGGTTCACCGTCCGCAGGCGGAGTGGAAAAATGGCTGCAATTAGGTGAAGCCGTAGGGCTGAGTCGAGAAGACTTATTAGCCGAAACCTACGTGCTTCCCGCCGTTCGCTTTGCCGTTGATGCCTATGTGAACTTTGCCAGAACAGCATCCTGGCAAGAAGCGGTCTGTTCATCACTCACGGAACTGTTTGCGCCCAATATTCATCAAAGTCGGCTGAATTCCTGGCCTGAGCATTATCCCTGGATAGCCTCTTCCGGGTTAGCGTATTTTCAGAAGCGCTTAAGTGAAGCTCGTCGCGATGTCGAACATGGTTTGCAAGTAACGCTGGATCATTTTGTCACTCACGAACAGCAACAACGCGCACTCAATATTTTGCAGTTTAAACTGGACGTATTGTGGGTCATTTCAGATGCCATTCTTATGGCCTACGAACTGGGCTATGCCCCTTATGGCAATATTACTGACGAACCGGTTTATCACCGTAACCTGAACCTATAA
- the pqqB gene encoding pyrroloquinoline quinone biosynthesis protein PqqB: MEVLVLGSGAGGGVPQWNCHCHNCKAVREGSPHVTERTQSSLAVSPNGKDWVLINASPDLRQQINQSPQLWPNCGKSRDNSRDGSTISRGTNIKGVILTDSQIDHTLGLMIMREGLPLDVYCTDIVFEDLSQSLPIFPVMKHWHGGYQRKTINIDAAGNNHLPAPFKVEKVPELTFYPVPLYSNAPPYSPYRDKPVPGNNIGLKIVDDNTGHSVFYAPGIVETNDDVEASLAEVDCAILDATLWTDDEMINHGFSEKTGKDMGHISVGGDTGVVSLLEKFNLKHKILIHINNTNPILDETSKEHLFLKERDIVVAKDGMVFNI; the protein is encoded by the coding sequence GTGGAAGTATTAGTATTAGGCTCCGGAGCTGGTGGCGGTGTGCCACAATGGAATTGTCATTGTCATAATTGCAAAGCCGTTCGAGAAGGTTCTCCTCACGTCACTGAACGCACCCAATCATCTCTCGCGGTTAGCCCAAACGGAAAAGACTGGGTTTTAATCAACGCCTCTCCCGACCTTCGTCAACAAATTAATCAATCGCCGCAACTGTGGCCTAATTGCGGAAAAAGCCGTGATAACAGCAGAGATGGAAGCACGATTAGTCGAGGCACGAACATTAAAGGTGTGATCCTCACCGACAGCCAAATTGACCATACATTAGGCTTGATGATCATGCGTGAAGGCTTACCACTTGATGTGTATTGCACCGACATCGTCTTTGAAGATCTCAGCCAAAGCTTACCCATTTTTCCTGTGATGAAGCATTGGCACGGCGGTTATCAAAGAAAAACCATCAACATTGATGCAGCCGGAAACAATCACCTTCCTGCGCCATTCAAAGTTGAGAAAGTGCCAGAACTCACCTTTTATCCGGTTCCCTTGTACTCCAATGCACCGCCCTATTCGCCCTACAGAGACAAACCCGTCCCCGGCAATAACATCGGCTTGAAGATCGTCGATGACAATACTGGCCACTCCGTGTTTTATGCGCCAGGCATTGTGGAAACCAACGACGATGTCGAAGCCTCTCTTGCCGAAGTGGATTGCGCCATTTTAGATGCCACGCTGTGGACAGACGATGAAATGATCAATCACGGGTTTAGTGAGAAAACCGGCAAAGACATGGGTCATATTTCCGTAGGTGGCGACACGGGCGTAGTCAGCCTATTGGAAAAATTTAACCTGAAACACAAAATACTGATACATATCAACAACACCAACCCCATTCTTGATGAAACTTCCAAAGAACATTTATTCCTCAAAGAACGGGATATTGTCGTCGCTAAAGACGGCATGGTGTTTAATATCTAA
- the pqqA gene encoding pyrroloquinoline quinone precursor peptide PqqA codes for MWVKPDFEEMRLGFEVTLYISNR; via the coding sequence ATGTGGGTTAAACCTGATTTCGAAGAAATGCGTTTAGGTTTCGAAGTAACGCTATATATCAGCAATCGCTAA